The Stratiformator vulcanicus genome has a segment encoding these proteins:
- a CDS encoding DUF262 domain-containing protein, producing the protein MSYKPRTLFRLIEEINSSLFLPHIQRPFVWDEEQICRLFDSLMRNYPIQTLLFWRTKDPIKARKFMQTVEWDADLHDYYDNAKSEDGVQKVFVLDGQQRLQSLFALFNGSLKDTENSNNLDAYVDITSGNDVQDGDLLYKLLFSASVPGLPFYRIRNLLGKDAQKNASTLGDDLNDELDNFLQEGQKSRRDRQRQVRFNCGQLVSLLREEKHFWVEELDGVANDFPYKRILDIFVRVNSGGTKLDASDLMFAAMKEGWTEVEQNVEDVADMLNGNGLSFDKTFCLKCLVVAHGKGAELSPEKFTSAAGEALLRSIQGEWDRAEHAFQELRDFIKHYLNLYGDKVVRSYGSFVPLFDFLYHNPKPDESNRVLMRGYYYKSQLFNWYGAQTDNVVNALHTRLGKPLGGKFPLNDVKDYFSRSRGSGVMLTFEDLLNMRLRFIVLNMIYVQRFGISPFDVSFKGNTPHIDHIYPQSSLKSKLNLSTSEINHIGNYRFVGATDNIRKRAELPGSYFKRLLDGGVDIGPHLLVKDYVSDPTKMTFDLATYSDFRDRRLKEIFKIADRIVNPEVA; encoded by the coding sequence ATGAGCTATAAGCCACGCACCCTCTTTCGATTAATCGAAGAGATTAACAGCTCTCTTTTTCTGCCCCACATCCAGCGCCCATTCGTTTGGGATGAAGAGCAAATCTGCCGGCTTTTCGACAGTCTCATGCGCAATTATCCCATTCAGACATTGCTGTTCTGGCGCACGAAAGACCCGATCAAAGCGAGGAAGTTCATGCAGACGGTCGAGTGGGACGCTGATCTGCATGATTACTATGACAACGCCAAAAGTGAAGATGGCGTGCAAAAAGTCTTTGTATTGGACGGACAGCAACGACTTCAGTCTCTGTTTGCGCTCTTCAACGGATCGCTGAAGGATACAGAAAACAGTAACAATCTAGATGCATATGTAGATATTACGAGCGGCAATGACGTTCAGGACGGAGACTTACTTTATAAACTGCTCTTCAGCGCGAGCGTACCAGGTCTGCCATTTTATCGCATTCGTAATTTGCTCGGAAAGGACGCTCAAAAGAATGCGTCGACACTTGGTGACGATCTTAACGACGAGCTGGACAATTTCCTTCAAGAAGGTCAGAAGTCTCGTCGTGATCGGCAGAGGCAAGTACGATTTAATTGCGGCCAGTTAGTGTCTTTGCTTCGGGAAGAGAAACACTTCTGGGTGGAAGAACTTGATGGTGTCGCAAACGACTTTCCTTACAAAAGAATCCTAGACATATTTGTCCGCGTGAATTCAGGTGGCACTAAGTTAGATGCATCCGATTTAATGTTTGCAGCAATGAAGGAGGGATGGACTGAAGTTGAACAGAACGTGGAGGATGTCGCCGACATGCTGAATGGCAATGGACTGTCATTCGATAAAACGTTTTGTTTGAAATGCTTGGTTGTTGCTCACGGCAAGGGTGCTGAATTGTCGCCCGAGAAGTTCACGTCTGCCGCCGGTGAAGCGCTATTAAGGAGCATTCAGGGCGAATGGGATCGCGCAGAACACGCATTTCAAGAGTTACGTGATTTCATCAAGCATTATTTAAACCTTTACGGTGATAAAGTCGTCCGAAGCTATGGAAGCTTCGTACCGCTTTTCGACTTTCTCTATCACAACCCCAAGCCGGACGAGTCCAACCGAGTGTTGATGCGAGGTTACTACTACAAATCGCAACTGTTTAACTGGTATGGAGCGCAGACCGACAACGTGGTGAATGCCCTCCATACTCGCCTTGGCAAGCCGCTCGGAGGAAAGTTTCCGCTGAACGATGTGAAAGATTATTTCAGCAGATCGCGAGGCTCAGGTGTAATGCTAACCTTCGAAGATTTATTGAACATGCGGCTTCGGTTTATTGTTTTGAACATGATCTACGTCCAGCGATTTGGCATCAGCCCATTTGACGTGAGCTTTAAAGGCAATACACCGCACATTGATCACATCTATCCGCAAAGTTCGTTGAAAAGCAAATTGAATCTCTCGACATCTGAGATTAACCATATTGGTAACTACCGTTTCGTCGGCGCGACGGACAATATCCGCAAGCGGGCGGAATTGCCCGGATCGTACTTCAAGAGACTATTGGATGGCGGTGTCGACATCGGTCCGCATTTGTTAGTCAAGGACTATGTGTCCGACCCGACGAAAATGACGTTTGATCTGGCTACTTATAGCGACTTTCGCGACCGGCGACTGAAGGAAATATTCAAGATCGCAGACCGAATCGTCAATCCGGAAGTGGCATGA
- a CDS encoding ATP-binding protein, whose protein sequence is MTKLKPWYQVVTPREDLRENRPMDASEFAVHLDHIRQQRDNVSPDYLDPARFFERTFLTGSLLDLASQVVRRLSGVQVETSAVFNMATQFGGGKTHSLTTLWHLATCGEKAKSYKGVDRILARAQIPHVPQARVAVFVGTEFDAIQGRGGDGEPVRKTPWGEIAWQLRGQAGFDLVAEHDAKGIAPGGDVLQQILGHEPALILIDELMNYISRARKLEMRDQFFVFLQSLCEEARAHNNVVVCVSIPASEDLEMSPEDVRDYQSLKKLLDRLGKAIMMSADSEIAEIIRRRLFEWDLVDAEAKKVATAYADWAVDHAQELSGINPESAHELFKTCYPFHPSVLSVFERKWQSLPRFQRTRGILRLLALWVAHAYQDEHRKAMREPLITLGSAPLEEMIFRSAMFEQLGSNELEVPLTTDIAGKKDAHAVRLDREASDVIKKSNLHRKVASAIFFESNGGMSQSKAVATLPEIRAAVGTPDLNMVDIENVLEGLVGNCYYLNWDKNHYRFGLTPNLNQILVTRRGAVQAKEINERIKRDTQELFNKGTKALDRRFFPERSNDVPNRPVLTLAVMGLDFPIGERSTEKLLETIVRECGTSGRTYKSALMFAVPDSADAIHDAARDVLAWEAIEDDTDTRKQLDEGQGRLLKRNLGRAKSDLKEAIWRTYRYLYLLGKDNKLRQIDLGQITSSMAGGLIELYVNELSRTDEITSGVGPNKLLKYWPPALTEWSTKGVRDAFFSSPQLPRLLNADTIKRTIADGVSQGTFGYAVKQSSGQFKLLHFNESLVEGDIELADDVFILKAEDAQKLREPPRLDHIAIRPAEVTLQPGEQVSFSCSGVDQYGEPFSINAVEWLASSGEVTDEGLYNSGSDTTGGLFTVKATAEGLETVAEVRVMTTHEGDGEGNRLDNERSRNKAVRWTGTVPPQKWMNFYTKVLSRFASIDGLKLKVSFEVPCDGEQGQSKAEEARSGLKELGLNDDVVLG, encoded by the coding sequence ATGACAAAACTAAAACCTTGGTATCAAGTGGTCACTCCCCGCGAAGATTTGCGGGAGAATCGGCCGATGGACGCCTCTGAATTTGCAGTGCATCTGGATCATATTCGGCAGCAGCGGGACAATGTCTCGCCAGACTACCTTGATCCCGCCCGGTTCTTTGAACGGACGTTTTTGACCGGCAGCCTGCTGGACTTGGCTTCGCAGGTTGTGCGTCGATTATCCGGTGTTCAAGTTGAAACATCGGCTGTGTTCAACATGGCCACCCAGTTCGGCGGTGGGAAAACCCACTCGCTGACGACGCTTTGGCATCTGGCGACCTGTGGAGAGAAAGCAAAATCTTATAAGGGCGTGGATCGGATTCTAGCCAGGGCACAGATTCCGCATGTGCCGCAGGCCCGGGTGGCGGTCTTTGTGGGCACGGAGTTCGACGCCATTCAGGGGCGAGGGGGTGATGGTGAACCGGTTCGCAAAACTCCGTGGGGCGAGATCGCTTGGCAACTGCGGGGTCAGGCAGGGTTTGATCTGGTCGCAGAACACGATGCGAAAGGGATTGCCCCCGGCGGAGATGTGCTGCAACAAATACTGGGTCATGAGCCAGCACTCATCCTAATCGACGAGTTGATGAACTACATCAGCCGGGCGCGTAAGCTGGAGATGCGGGACCAATTCTTCGTCTTCCTGCAAAGCCTGTGTGAAGAAGCCCGCGCTCACAACAACGTCGTTGTTTGTGTGTCGATCCCGGCGTCCGAAGACCTCGAGATGTCACCGGAGGACGTGCGGGATTACCAGTCGCTTAAGAAGCTGCTCGATCGACTGGGCAAGGCGATTATGATGTCGGCCGATTCAGAGATCGCCGAGATCATTCGCCGCAGGCTGTTCGAGTGGGACCTCGTTGATGCGGAAGCGAAGAAGGTCGCGACGGCGTACGCCGACTGGGCAGTTGATCATGCGCAAGAGTTGAGTGGAATTAATCCCGAATCGGCGCACGAATTATTTAAGACCTGCTATCCTTTTCATCCCTCAGTGCTGTCGGTCTTTGAGCGGAAATGGCAGAGCCTCCCGCGTTTTCAGCGGACTCGGGGAATCCTGCGTTTGCTCGCGTTGTGGGTCGCTCATGCTTATCAGGATGAACATCGTAAGGCGATGCGCGAACCGCTGATTACACTCGGCTCCGCACCACTGGAAGAGATGATTTTTCGTTCGGCAATGTTCGAGCAACTCGGCTCAAACGAGTTGGAAGTGCCGCTGACCACAGACATTGCCGGCAAGAAAGACGCCCATGCGGTCCGTCTGGATCGTGAAGCGTCTGATGTTATCAAGAAGTCCAATCTGCACCGGAAGGTCGCATCCGCGATCTTCTTTGAGTCGAACGGCGGCATGAGCCAATCGAAGGCAGTCGCGACACTTCCTGAAATCCGGGCAGCGGTTGGCACACCCGACCTTAATATGGTCGACATTGAAAATGTTTTGGAAGGCTTGGTGGGTAATTGCTACTACCTAAATTGGGACAAGAATCACTACCGTTTCGGGCTGACTCCGAACCTGAACCAGATTCTTGTGACCCGCCGCGGGGCCGTACAGGCTAAAGAGATCAACGAGCGGATCAAACGGGATACTCAGGAACTGTTTAATAAGGGGACGAAAGCTCTCGATCGTCGATTCTTTCCTGAACGCAGCAATGACGTGCCGAACCGTCCGGTACTGACGCTGGCGGTGATGGGACTGGATTTCCCCATTGGCGAACGATCTACTGAAAAACTACTTGAAACGATCGTCCGAGAGTGTGGTACGTCCGGGCGGACTTACAAGTCCGCGCTCATGTTCGCCGTTCCAGATTCAGCCGATGCGATCCATGATGCCGCCCGAGACGTGCTTGCCTGGGAAGCGATTGAAGACGACACCGATACCCGAAAACAGTTGGACGAGGGGCAAGGTCGCCTGCTGAAACGCAATCTTGGTCGGGCAAAGTCTGATTTGAAAGAGGCTATCTGGCGAACATACCGCTATCTGTACTTGCTCGGTAAAGACAATAAGCTGCGTCAGATCGACTTGGGCCAGATCACGTCGAGCATGGCTGGAGGTCTTATCGAGTTGTATGTCAATGAACTGAGCCGGACTGACGAGATAACTTCTGGGGTAGGGCCAAATAAGCTTCTCAAATATTGGCCGCCGGCATTGACGGAATGGTCTACGAAGGGAGTTCGCGATGCGTTTTTCTCATCTCCACAGCTTCCACGGCTGCTTAATGCCGACACGATCAAGCGGACGATCGCCGATGGAGTCAGTCAAGGGACGTTTGGGTACGCAGTCAAGCAGAGCAGTGGACAATTTAAACTATTGCATTTCAATGAAAGTCTCGTTGAAGGCGATATCGAATTAGCGGACGATGTTTTCATTCTTAAAGCGGAGGATGCCCAGAAGCTCCGCGAACCACCTCGGTTGGACCACATTGCGATACGCCCGGCCGAAGTCACGCTTCAGCCCGGTGAGCAGGTATCATTTTCTTGCTCGGGAGTGGATCAGTACGGCGAGCCGTTTTCGATCAATGCGGTCGAGTGGTTAGCCTCCAGTGGGGAAGTCACTGATGAGGGACTCTACAATTCGGGCAGCGATACCACTGGCGGTCTTTTCACCGTCAAAGCCACGGCCGAAGGGCTTGAAACCGTCGCTGAGGTCCGCGTCATGACGACTCATGAAGGCGATGGCGAAGGAAATCGTTTAGATAATGAGCGGTCAAGAAATAAAGCGGTTCGCTGGACTGGAACCGTGCCACCGCAGAAATGGATGAACTTCTACACGAAGGTGCTGAGTCGCTTCGCTTCCATTGATGGCTTGAAACTAAAGGTATCGTTTGAGGTCCCTTGTGATGGGGAACAAGGCCAATCTAAGGCGGAAGAGGCGAGATCGGGCCTGAAGGAACTAGGATTAAATGACGACGTGGTGTTGGGTTGA
- a CDS encoding DUF1156 domain-containing protein, with the protein MISAIKYPKRLIEVDLPIARISAHARREKSIRHGHISTLHIWWARRPLAACRAVICASLWPDPADELCPPAFREAAATQLMAFAHRMFPAGINEEGHQLNKTSSPESRGRWEGLIQSEKNGLPLDSNDPAHQQVLRGALLDFIADFANWDNSTVPAYLETSRALTQAAHEALGGVPGTRPLVVDPFAGGGSIPLEALRVGADAFASDLNPVAVLLNKVVLEYIPKYGQKLADEVRKWGQWVKAEAEKELAEFYPKDPDGATPIAYLWARTILSEAPGQVDEPVEVPLIRSMWLCKKANRKVAMRFATNKQGNVITDVVNVDTSDGKHLIVRRPRLEIFEPSKASEVRDGIVARGSATCPVTGFTTPLNSVKQQLKSRFGGGDDARLLCVVVKREGTTGRQYRMPDSHDIDAIDKAKKYLELQIEPEEVPTESTTNYHSFVNRGPIYGMTKWRHYFTPRQSVALALLARSIRRVGETSTELKSDVTLASAVASCLTLAFGKQADLTNSLCAWEPIAQCPRHLFGKQAIGMVWDFAEGIPIGDSSGAWSIQVSRTDHVLESIGHDWAAGTVQLASAVSHPLPSDSVNALVTDPPYYYSVQYADLADFFYVWFKRILSASHPDLFKTPLIDKDDEIIVQSPGHEFATEGKNNAFYEEMMTRAMSDSRRIVQPAGIGVVVFAHTSTAGWESQLQAMVEAGWTITGSWPIDTEMASRVIAQGRSVLASSVHLIIRPREDQDGTLRNETGEWRDVLSELPKRIHEWMPRLAAEGVVGADAIFACLGPALEIFSRYSRVEKASGEAVPLREYLEQVWATVSTEALSMIFKDADAAGLEPDARLTAMWLWTLGGGTGKAAGESATIVPGLADEDTDGDPVPAEKTVASTGYSLEFDAARKIAQGLGIHLEKNESIVEVKGDKARLLPVSERTRHLFGKDEATATTRGRKKAKAKQLDLFKTLDEIESEAEETIAGELKPQAGETVLDRVHQSMILFASGRGEALKRFLVDDGAGNEARFWKLAQSLSALYPKETDEKRWVDGVLARKKGLGL; encoded by the coding sequence ATGATTTCAGCGATCAAATACCCGAAACGCCTCATCGAAGTCGATCTCCCTATCGCTCGTATCTCCGCCCATGCGCGGCGGGAGAAGTCGATTCGGCATGGGCATATTTCGACGTTGCATATCTGGTGGGCGCGGCGGCCCTTGGCGGCTTGTCGGGCCGTCATCTGTGCGTCGCTGTGGCCTGATCCGGCGGATGAACTTTGTCCCCCCGCGTTTCGGGAAGCGGCGGCCACGCAGTTGATGGCATTTGCGCATCGCATGTTTCCCGCAGGAATTAATGAAGAAGGACATCAATTAAATAAGACGTCCTCGCCGGAGAGTCGTGGGCGCTGGGAGGGTTTAATTCAATCGGAGAAGAACGGGCTGCCGCTCGATTCGAACGACCCGGCTCACCAGCAGGTGCTCCGCGGGGCGCTGCTCGATTTCATTGCCGACTTCGCCAACTGGGACAACAGCACCGTCCCGGCCTATCTGGAGACGAGCCGGGCCCTTACGCAGGCCGCTCACGAAGCCTTGGGAGGCGTGCCGGGCACGCGACCGCTCGTGGTTGATCCGTTTGCCGGAGGCGGTTCGATCCCACTGGAGGCTTTGCGGGTCGGAGCCGATGCGTTTGCCAGCGACCTCAACCCTGTGGCCGTGCTGCTCAATAAAGTCGTGCTGGAATACATCCCCAAGTACGGCCAAAAACTCGCGGACGAAGTCCGCAAGTGGGGTCAGTGGGTGAAGGCAGAAGCGGAGAAGGAACTCGCTGAGTTTTATCCGAAGGACCCCGATGGGGCGACGCCGATCGCGTACCTATGGGCTCGAACGATTTTGTCGGAAGCGCCTGGACAAGTTGACGAGCCGGTTGAAGTTCCGTTGATCCGGTCGATGTGGTTGTGCAAGAAGGCAAATCGCAAAGTTGCAATGCGATTCGCGACCAACAAACAAGGTAATGTCATCACCGACGTTGTTAACGTAGACACCTCCGACGGAAAACACCTGATAGTCCGACGGCCCCGATTGGAAATCTTCGAACCTAGCAAGGCATCTGAGGTCCGGGATGGTATTGTCGCAAGGGGATCTGCAACATGTCCTGTGACTGGTTTCACAACTCCGCTGAATAGTGTGAAGCAACAGCTCAAGTCACGATTCGGCGGTGGCGATGACGCGCGTCTGTTGTGCGTTGTCGTCAAACGTGAGGGCACGACTGGCCGTCAATATCGTATGCCAGATTCACACGATATTGATGCAATCGACAAAGCGAAAAAATATCTAGAATTGCAAATTGAGCCAGAGGAAGTGCCGACTGAATCGACGACGAACTATCACTCATTTGTGAATCGCGGACCAATTTACGGGATGACCAAATGGAGGCACTACTTCACTCCACGCCAATCCGTCGCGCTCGCTTTGCTTGCTCGTTCCATCCGCAGGGTCGGCGAAACGTCGACTGAATTAAAGTCTGACGTGACGTTAGCTTCAGCCGTTGCGTCTTGCCTCACATTGGCATTCGGCAAACAGGCTGACTTAACCAACAGCCTTTGCGCGTGGGAACCAATTGCCCAATGTCCGCGTCATCTCTTTGGTAAGCAAGCGATCGGGATGGTTTGGGATTTTGCAGAGGGTATTCCGATTGGAGACTCCAGCGGGGCGTGGAGTATTCAGGTGTCGCGAACGGACCACGTGCTAGAGTCAATTGGGCACGATTGGGCCGCGGGGACCGTTCAGCTTGCTTCTGCAGTCTCGCATCCATTGCCGAGCGATAGTGTCAATGCTTTGGTGACCGATCCCCCGTATTACTATTCGGTTCAGTATGCGGACTTGGCTGACTTCTTTTACGTTTGGTTTAAACGCATATTGTCAGCCTCGCACCCAGACCTGTTTAAAACTCCTTTAATCGACAAAGATGACGAAATCATCGTGCAGTCACCGGGTCATGAGTTTGCCACAGAAGGCAAAAACAATGCCTTCTACGAGGAAATGATGACTCGGGCCATGTCGGACTCGCGACGAATTGTACAACCTGCCGGGATCGGTGTTGTCGTTTTTGCTCACACCTCGACTGCTGGTTGGGAATCACAACTCCAGGCAATGGTGGAGGCGGGTTGGACGATCACTGGCTCTTGGCCAATTGATACGGAGATGGCGAGCCGAGTAATTGCCCAGGGACGCTCAGTGCTCGCTTCGTCCGTCCACCTCATCATCCGCCCTCGCGAAGATCAAGACGGAACCCTTCGCAACGAAACCGGCGAATGGCGGGACGTTCTTTCCGAACTTCCCAAACGCATTCACGAGTGGATGCCACGCCTTGCCGCCGAAGGGGTTGTCGGAGCCGATGCGATCTTCGCCTGCCTGGGGCCGGCGCTGGAAATCTTCAGTCGCTACAGTAGGGTCGAAAAGGCGAGCGGTGAAGCGGTGCCGTTGCGGGAATATCTGGAGCAGGTCTGGGCGACCGTTTCGACCGAAGCGCTGTCGATGATCTTTAAAGACGCCGACGCAGCCGGCCTGGAACCTGACGCCCGCCTGACCGCGATGTGGCTGTGGACGCTGGGCGGCGGGACGGGCAAGGCCGCCGGAGAGAGCGCCACCATCGTCCCCGGGCTTGCCGACGAAGATACCGACGGCGACCCGGTGCCTGCGGAAAAAACAGTCGCGAGTACCGGGTACTCGCTGGAATTCGATGCCGCCCGTAAGATTGCTCAGGGCTTGGGCATCCACCTCGAAAAGAACGAGTCGATCGTGGAGGTTAAGGGCGATAAGGCCCGCCTGCTCCCCGTCAGCGAACGCACCCGCCACCTGTTCGGCAAAGACGAAGCGACCGCTACGACCCGCGGCAGAAAGAAGGCAAAGGCGAAACAACTCGACCTGTTTAAAACGCTCGACGAAATTGAAAGCGAGGCGGAAGAGACGATCGCCGGGGAGTTGAAGCCGCAGGCCGGCGAAACCGTCCTCGACCGCGTGCATCAATCGATGATCCTGTTCGCCTCCGGCCGCGGCGAAGCTTTGAAACGATTCTTAGTCGACGACGGCGCCGGCAACGAAGCCCGCTTCTGGAAACTCGCCCAATCCCTCTCCGCCCTGTACCCGAAAGAAACGGACGAAAAACGCTGGGTGGATGGGGTACTGGCACGGAAGAAGGGGTTGGGGCTGTGA